The Halorubrum salinarum genome segment CCTCTCGATCCTCGGCGCGGTCGGCATCACCCTCGGAAGCCTCGCGTGGTACCTGGCGTACGCGCGCTCGCGGACCGCTCGCACCGGCGCGCTGGCGACGTTCCTCGACAGTGACGCCGACGCCGCGGAGCCGCCTGACGAGGCCGCCACCGCGGAGCAGCGAGACGACTGAGCCGCGGCGACCGAGACTGGGACGAGGCCGTCCCGGAGTGGTCCGGTCGCCTCCCGTCGCGCGGAAAACCTATTACGCGGGTCTCGCTGATCGGCCCATGGAGTCGCTCGCGGCGCTGCTCCTCGTGGTCGTCGGGGTCCCGCACGCGGTCTGGCCGTTCGAAGCCGCGAAGCTCCGCGAACGGATCGACGCCGTCGGCAGCCGACGGTCCGGGTCCGAGAGCGAACCGAAGGAGTGGGCGGGGAGGCTCAACCGCGTCCTCGGAGCGGGGCTATCGCTCGTCGGCGTCGCGCTGCTGATCGTGGCCTGAAAACGGGCGCCCCGCGCCACCGCGCTTACTTGAACCGGAACGTCTCCAGGTTCTTCGGCGCGAACGTCCGCATGTTGTAGTCGTGGTACAGCGACGACGAGAGGTCCTGGACCGAGCTCTCGTCGCCGTGGACGCACAGCACCTTCTCCGGGCGCGGGTTCATCGTCTTCACGAAGTTCTCTAACCCCTGCCGGTCGGCGTGGCCGGAGAAGCCGTCGACGACCTCGGTGTCCATCTCCAGGGTGAGCGTGTCGCCGCGGCTCCCGCCGCCCCAGCCGTCGACCGGGATCTCGTCCCAACCGTTCTGGATCCGGCGGCCGAGCGTCCCCTGCGCCTGGTAGCCGACGAAGACGAGGTTCGAGTCCGGGTCGGGGCCGATGTGGCGGAGCCACGACATGATCGGCCCGCCCTCGATCATCCCCGACGTGGAGATGATGATACACTCGTCGCCGTCGGCGACGTCCTGCCGCTCCTCCTCGCCGCCGTCGATGTGGTTGAACTGGTCGGCGAGGAACGGGTTCTCGTCCTCGTGGAAGATGCGGTCGCGGAGGTCGTCGCGGAGGTACTCGGGGTAGGTGGTGTGGATCGCCGTCGCCTCCCAGATCATCCCGTCGAGGTGGACGGGCATCTCCGGGATCTCGCCCTCGCGCATCGCCTCCTCCAAGACGAGCATGATCTCCTGCGAGCGCCCGACGGCGAAGGCGGGGATGACGACCTTCCCGCCCTGCTCGTACGTCTCGTTGATGACCCGCTTGAGCGCCTCCTCGGAGTCCTCCTGGTCGGTCTGGTAGTCGTTGCGGCCGCCGTAGGTGGACTCTAAGACGAGCGTCTCGACGCGCGGGAAGTCGTTGACCGCGCCGTTGAACAGCCGCGTGTCCTCGTAGTGGATGTCGCCGGAGAAGGCGACGTTGTAGAGGCCGTCGCCGATGTGGAAGTGGGTGACGGCGCTGCCGAGGATGTGGCCCGCGTTGTGGAAGGTGAGCTTCACGTCAGGCGCCACGTCGGTCACGTCGCCGTACTCCAGCGGGATGGTGTGTTTGATCGCGTCGCGGACCTGCGCCGACTCGTACGGCGGCGTCCGGCCGTCCTTCGCCGCCACGTCGAGGTAGTCGAGCGTGAGCAGGCCCATCAGGTCGCGCGTCGGCTCCGTCGTGTAGATGGGGCCGTCGTAGCCGTACTTGAACAGGAGCGGGACCAGCGCCGAGTGGTCGAGGTGGGCGTGGGTGAGCACGACCGCGTCGAGGGTCGCGGCGCCCGCGCCGAGCGCCTCGGGGACCTGGAGGTACGGCACCTCGCCCTCGGCGCCGGGCTTGTCGCCGCAGTCGATGAGGATCCGGGTCTCGGGCGTCGAGAGGATGAAGGCGGCGCGGCCGACCTCGCGACAGCAGCCGAGCGTCGTGATCCGGACCCACTCGTCGTCGGACATCTCCTCGCGGTGGATCTGCCGGCCGACGCGTTCGAGGATGTCGCGGCGCTCCTCGCGCTCGTTCTTCAGGAAGCCGCGGACGTTCGAGACGGTGGAGGACTCGATCGGCGGCGTCCGAACGACCTCGGGGGTCCAGCCGACTTCCTGGGTGATCTCGCGGAGGGTCGAGCCGCGGCGGCCGATCACCATGCCGGGCTTCTCGGCCTCGATGACGACCTCGCCGGTGTCCTCGTGGAAGTCGAGGTCCGTGACGCCGGCCTCCTCGGGGATCACCTCGCGGACCTGGTCCTCCGCCCGTGCCGGCGGCGAGAGGGCGCTCGGGTCCGGTCGGACCGTGATCCGCTTGCGGAGCTTCGAGGCGAGCCGCCGGATGAGGTCGCCGTCGCCGGCGAACCGCTTCGGGTCGCGCGTGTACACGACCAGCTCCGGCCCCTCGTATTTCACGTCGGTGACCGTGATGTCGTTCGGAATCTCCTGTTCGATCTCTGATTTCAACGTATCGAGCTGCTTGTCGACTTGACTCATATCTCACTGCGGGTCGTCGGGGCCGCCGTCGTCGTCGAATCGCGTCGCGCGGCGACTCGGCGCCGATCGATCGACCGTGACGGGGTAGGCATAGTGGAAGTACTGTCCGTACTGGTTCCGTACGCGGGAACAGCCAGCGAAAACCCGCTTGGATCACGGTACTGCCCCGCCGTTATAAAAGCCTTCGCAAAGGGCAAGCCCTGGCCGGCCCAAGTCGAGCTATGCGCGTCACGCCGCAGACGGTCCGCGACGAACACGCCTGGGTCCGCGACCGCGCCGACGTGGTCGTTCCGATACTCAACGACACCCGCGACCGCCTCGGTCGCCTCTTCGAGACGGAGGTGGACGCGGTCGCGCCGGACGCGTACCGCCGCGAGGTCGACGCCGTCTTCGCCGACGGCGAGGTCGCGGTCAACGTCGCGGGCTGCGTCGCGCTCTTACGCGACCTCGACGTCGAGGGCGACTACCCGGGCTTCGTCGTCGACGAGGTGCTGGGCCGCGAGCTGGCGGCGACGATCGCCGGCGGGCGCCCGCTCTCGCTGCTCGCGCAGGCGACGTTTCACGTCGCCGACCTCTACGTGGACCGGGACGTGACCGCGGATGAACCGGACGAACCCGGCGCCGGCACAGCGGGCGCCGACGACCTCGATGCCGCGCTCGCGGCGGGGTTCCAGACGCGGCTGCCGGGCTGGGACTGGCGGGAGGGAACGAGTCCGTTCGCGGTCAACGCGGGGGGTAGCGGGTGACCGGCGCGCGACCGTCTACGACGTGACGTTCCTGACGAGGCCGTACACCCGGTCGAGCAGCGCGTCGGGGACGAACCGCGCGAGCACGCCGACGCGGGCGACCGTCCCGGGCTGGACCCGCGCGGGGGGCTGGGTCGCGCTCGCGGCGTCGTAGATGGCGTTCGCGACGAGCTCCGGCTCCACGGCGCCGGGGCCGTCGCCGCCCATCAGCTTCGCGTCCTCGAACATCGCGTAGAACGCCTCGTAGGCGTCGGTGCGCTCTATCCCCTCGCGCTCCTCGGGGTCGGCCTCCCGCTCCGCGCGCTCGGAGAAGTTCGTCTTCACGGGGCCGGGCTCGACGACGACCACGTCGATGCCGAGGTCGGCCACCTCGTTGCGGAGCGCGTCCGACATCGCCTCCAGGGCGAACTTCGAGCCGCTGTACACGCCGCCGCCGGGGATCGACACCCGGCCCGCCACGGAGGATACGTTGACGATGGTCCCGTCGCGCTCGCGGCGCATCGCGGGGAGGACCGCGCGGATCAGCCGGTGCGGCCCGTACACGTTCACGTCGAACTGGTCGTGGACGCGGTCCGTGGTGACGTCCTCGACCGGGCCGAACTGGCCGTAGCCGGCGTTGTTGATCAGGGCGTCGATCGCGCCCTCCTCGTCTAAGATCCGCTCGACGACGCGGTCGATGTCGTCCTGATCGGTGACGTCGAGCGTGGCGAGCTCACAGCCCGCCTCGCCGAGCGCCTCGACGTCCGCCGGGTTCCGCGCGGTGGCGTACACGGTCCATCCCTCGTCGAGGAACGCGTGCGCCGCGGCGCGGCCGATGCCCGAGGAACAGCCGGTGATGAGTACCGTCTTCTGCACGCGTCTCCGGTCAGTCTCCGACGGCATAACTCTCCCGACCGATGGCGGTCGAGCCGGCGACGCGCCGGCCCTCGCGCCCGCGGCGACGACGACTTACTCCTCGTCGCTCTCCGCGTCGTCGTCCGCCTCGTCCTCGTCCTCGTCGGTCGCGAGGAGGTCTCGCTCGTCGAGGATCCCCTCGACCTCGTCCGCGGGTAGCTCGCCGTACTGCGGGTTGTCGACGGTGATCGTCGCGACGCCGACGCCGTCGGGCTCCAGTTCACCGTCGTTCGACTGCGCGAGGGTGTCGAGCGCGAGCCCGACCGCCTCGTCCGTCGAGATGCCCTCCTCGTACTCCGCTTCGAGGTAGTCGCGGAGGTCGTTGCGGTCCGAGCCGATCGACAGCGCCTGCCACTCGTAGGGGGTGCCCGAGGGGTCGGTCTCGAAGAGGCGCGGCTCGCCGTCCTCGATGCCGCCGACGATGAGCGCGACGCCGAACGGGCGCGCGCCGCCGACCTGCGTGTACTGCTGAATGTGGTCGGTGATGTTCTTCGTCAGCGTCTCGATGCCGACGGGCTCGCCGTAGCGGAGCTGGTTGATCTGCGCCTGCCGCCGCGCGAAGTCGATGAGCTGGCGCGCGTCGGCGACGTGGCCGGCGCTCGCGACGCCGACGTGGTCATCGGCCTTGTGGAGCTTCTCGATGCTCTCCGGCTCCATGAGGGGGGAGCGGGCGCGCTTGTCGGCCGCGAGGACGACGCCGTCCTCGGCGCGGACGCCGACGCTCGCCGTCCCTCGCTTCACCGCCTCCCGGGCGTACTCGACCTGGTAGAGTCGGCCGTCCGGAGAGAAGATTGTGATGCCGCGGTCGTACGCCTGCTGTTGGGATTGGCCCTGCATGATATCACTCGGTGTCGAACGTCGTCGCGCCGACGCGACCCGACTCGGTCCGCACGTCGCACGCGTCTCCGCGCACGGTCGCGGTCCGCTCGGCGCCCTCGAACGCGACGTCTCGCTGTGTCGAACTGGCGGTCGCGCGACCCATATATCTTTCTTCACAGGCACGCACCGTCCCCGAAATCCCCCTGACGAGGATCCCGACCGGCTCGCCGTCGACCTCGCTCACGCAGGCTATCGCGGCGCGAGCGTCGTCGACGTGGCCGTGTCTGACGCGGACGACGGCCTCGCCGCTCCCGTCCGCGTGGTCGAACGACAGCAGCGTGAGGTCGGCGTCGGCGCTGCCGGCGTCGCCGAGCAGGTTGCCGGCGCTGTACCACAGCGCGCGCTGGAACGCCCGCCGACCGACCTCGGCGCCCGCCCACGACTCGATGCCGACCGCGACGTACCGCCACCGCGGCCGCAGGTGTTTCGGGAGGTGCTTCACGACGGCCCCCTCACGCCGGGAGCTCCCGGATCCGCTCGGCGACGATCACCGCCACCTGGTCGTGGACGCGCTCGACCGCGGTCACCGCGAACCCCTCGGCCGTGAACGCCTCGACGAGCGTGCCGACGGTCGCGGGGTCGTCGACCTCGGGGCTGTAGAACGGCTCGTCGGGGTCGGGCGCCTCGAAGAAGGCCACGTCGCCGAGGACGATCCGGCGCGCGCCCGTCTCGGCCATCACCCGGATCGCCTCGTGCTTCTCGTCGTCCGCGAGGTGGTGGAGCGCGAAGTTCGAGGTGACGACGTCGACCCCCTGCTCCGGGTCGACCTCGGGGTCGCGGAACTCGCCGTACGCGAACTCGACGTTGTCGAGCCCGCGCTCGTCGGCCTTCCGACGGCCCTCGTCCATCATCCCCTCGCTGATGTCGCGGGCCAGGACGCGCTCGGCATCCTCGGCGACCGCGAGCGCGATAGCGCCGGTGCCGGCGCCCAGGTCAAGGACCACGTCGTCCGGCTCCGGCGACGCGTGGTCGATCACGAGGCTCGCGCAGGCGTGGTACTCCTCGCTCTTCGAGTCGTCGTACTCCGCGGCCTTCTCGGAGAACCGCTCCGCGTGTTCAGCGACCGTCTTCTTCATACCTGCCACGTCGGACCCCCGGCTCTATGAAGCCCTCGGAGCGGCGCTCGCGGTTGCGGTCGACCAGGTCGCCCCACGCCCGGAGCCCCTCGCGGACGGCCTCGGCGTCGAACCCGATCGCCTCGCCGACCGCGACGAGTTCGCGCGGCGCGCGGAGTTCCAGGTGCGACCGGGCGTTCGCGCTCACGACGTACGGCGCGTCGTAGTGGCCGACGATCTCGCGGAGCTTCCGGAGGTCGGCGAGCGCGCGGACCCGCTTTCCGCCGGTCTCGCGGAGCGCCGGCCCGAAGTCGAACTCGACGTGGACGCCGTTGTCGCGCGCCGCCTTCGCGAGGACGTGGTTGAAGTCGCCGCCGGCCGCCATGGGGCGGACGAGCACGTCGACGCGCGGCTGCTCGACCGCGAACCGGTTCAGCGCGTCGTCGCCGCCGACGACGCAGACCACCGTGCGGTCCGAGCGGTAGTTCCCGACCGCCCCGGAGGCGCTCGTCGGGTCGTCGGCGTCGACCTCGACCGCGTCGACCACGTCGATCCCGTACTCCTCGCCGATGGCGGCCGGGTCGCGGACCGGGCTCTCGGCGCGGCCCGTTTCGACCGACCCCCTCGCGTCGGCGGCCGCGGCGGAGCCGTCGTCGGCCGGGTCCAGCGCGTCGCGCGACCGCACGACGATCCCGTCGTAGCCGTGTCGCGCGGCGGTCGCCGCCTGGCGGGCGGCGGTCGCCTCCCCGTCGGGGGCGGCGTGAACGGCCTCGTACATGCGCCCTCATTTCGCGGCCGCGCGTATCCGCGTTGCGTTTTTCGGCGCTCCCGCCCCGTCGGCCGGTCACCCCTCTCCGGTGGACTCCTCCTCCTTCTTCCACTCGCGCCTGGGATCTTCCCCGGTGAACCACGTCGCGACGCCGTCGGGGTCGTCCTCGCTGAACGCCCGTCGCCGCCCCCACTCGACGACCGCCTTGGCGAGCGTGATCGGGAGGAGGTACGGGAGGAGGACGGCCCCGACGCCGAACGCGTCGCCGACGCGGTCGAGCAGTCCGGGGGCGAGGGCGCCCTCGACGACGAAGATGCCGAACGTGACCGGGACGACGGTCAGCATGCCGATGACGACGTAGAAGAAGACGACGCGCTGGGCGGCCTCGACGACCATGTACGGCGACTGCTCCTCGTAGGCGCGCTCGGCGAAGAACTCCCGGCGGACCTCCGCGACCTGCGCGCCGCAGACGCCGAGCGTCGCGAGCGCGACCGTGGGCGTGAAATACGAGAGCGCGTCCCAGCCGACCGGCACGAGCGGGAACAGGAGGAAGGCGAACACCCCGAGCGAGCGGCGGACGACGCGGAAGTTCCGCGGGTAGATCGGCGGGAGCCACGAGACGAGGCGGGTCGGCTCCGGCTCGCGCTCCCACACCTCGTCGCGCTCGGCGTCCTCGTCGTACCCGGTGATGTAGAACGAGCGGTCCTCCAAGACGATCGGTCGCTCCGCGAACATCGCGGCGGCGGCGTGCGCGAGGACGAGGACGGCCACCTCGATCCAGTACACCGCGAGCAGTTCGCCGACGCGCCAGCCGAAGGCGACCACGCCGGCGAGCGGGAGCAGGTTCGTCGCGACGACGAGCGCGAGGGCCGAACGGCTCCCCGCCGGAGGGCGAGTGCGGGGGTTCATTCGGATCGATCAACGGACGAGCGGTAGGTAAACGCTCCGGCGACCCCGACACGTCCGTGCCGTCGCCCCGCCCGACCCGGCCGCTTTTGTCCGCCCGCCGGGACACTCGCGTATGGCCGCCGACCTAGAGGAGAAGACCGACCGCTACGAGCGGATGCTCGCGGACGCGCTGGCGGTCGCGGAGCCCCGGCCCCCGGCCGACACGCCGCTCGGCGAGGCCGCCGCCGACGTGACCGAGATGGCCGAGTCGTACCTCGACGACGGGCGCCACTTCCGCGCCGACGGCGACCCGGTGAACGCGCTCGCGTCGTACTCGTACGGCTACGGCTGGCTCGACGCCGGGGTGCGGCTCGGGCTGTTCGCGGTGCCCGACGACACCGAGCTGTTCACGACGTGAGGCCGCGACCCGGCGCCCGGAGCGCTCACGAGGGACGCGCTTAAGCGGCGACGGCCGCCACTGATGGCATGGACGAACTCGCGGACCTGACCGAGCGGCTCGTCTCGATCCCGTCGCACGAGGACGAGACCGCCGCCGGCGACGCCGTCGAGGAGTGGCTGCGCTCGGAGACGGACGCGACCGTCGAGCGCGACGACGCCGGTAACGTCCTCGCGTCCACGGGCGCGACCGACAATCCGGACGCCGACTCGCTCGCGCTCGTCGGCCACCACGACGTGGTCCCGCCCGCGCCCGAGCAGACGACCGGCGACGGACTCGACGGCGACTACGTCGTCGAGCGCCGCGGCGGCCGGATCTACGGCCGCGGGACCGCCGACATGAAGGGGTCGGTCGCGGCCGCAATGTGCGCTTTCCGGGACGCGACGCCGCCCGCGGGCCGAGAGCTGATATTCGCCTCCTTCGTCGGGGAGGAGGTCGGCGGCGAGGGCGCGAGACACGCCATCGACGCCGGGTTCGCGCCGGACCGGGCGGTCGTCGCTGAGGGGTCGACGAACTACTCGAAGCCCGGCGTCACGGACGTGGTCGTCGCGCACCGCGGGCGCCGCGGCTCGCGGCTCGTCGCGCGCGGCGAGGCCGCCCACGCCTCGGAGCCGGAGGCGGGGGAGAACGCCATCTACCGCGCCTGCGACGCGATCGACGCGGTCCGCGACCTCGACGCCCCGCGGGCGACGGTCCTCGGCAACGACGTGTCGGGGTCGCTCGCGGTCACGATCGTCGACGGCGGCGAGACGTGGAACGTGATCCCGGAGCGCTGCGAGGCGACGGTCGACGAGCGCACCGTGCCGGGCGGCCGCGCCGACCTCGCCGGCGTGGCGGACGCGACGCCAGGCGTCGAACTCGTCGTCGACCAGGACCTCCCGCCGATGGCCTGCGGCGACGCCGCGTTCGCGGACGCCGCGCTCGACGTCGCCCGCGAGGTCCACGACGACCTCGGCCTCGACGCGCCCGAACACGTCACCAAGCCGCACGCGACCGACGCGGGGTGGCTCGCGGAGGCGGGCACCGAGTGCTTGGTGTGCGGCGCCTCCGAGCCCGGCGAGGCCCACACCGACACCGAGAGCGCGAGCCTCGACGCCCTCGACCGCTGTTACCGGATCTACGCGGGCATCGCCGAGCGGGAGCCGTAGCCGCCGCCAGCGCGGCCGCGAGGGACGACGTGCGGCGGCGTTCGGACCGCCTCGCGCGGCCCCGTATGGAAGGGGTTTTATGCGCTCCGCGGAAAGTGTGCGCCACTATGGGAGACAAGTCGAAGGCTCAAAAGAAGCGTCTGGCGAAGGCGGAGCGCCAGAACACCCGCGTCCCCGCGTGGGTCATGATGAAGACTGACATGAACGTGACGCGAAACCCCAAGCGGCGCAACTGGCGCCGGAACGACCTGGACGAGTAAATGTCGACGAACGACTTCGAGGAGCGCGTCGTCACCGTCCCGCTCCGCGACGCCAAAGACAAGCCCGTCCAGCAGCGCGCCGACTACGCCATGAAGATCACGCGGCAGCACCTCGCGAAGCACTTCTCCGTCGACGAGGGCGACGTGATCATCGACGGCTCCGTCAACGAGGCCGTCTGGGCGAACGGGCGACAGAACCCGCCCAGCTCGGTGCGGGTCCGCGCGGCTCGGTTCGTCGAGGACGGCGAGCCGGTCGTCGAGGCGGAACACGCGGAGTAACGTGTTACGGGCGACCTTCACCGGCTCGTCGTACGTGGGCGTGTTCGCCCGCGCCGTCGACGACCTCCTGCTGGTCCGGCCGGACGTCGACGAGGGGCTCGCCGAGGACCTCGCGGCAGAGCTCGGCGCCGAGCCGCTGCCGACGACAGTCGGCGGGTCGAACACGGTCGGCGCGCTCGCGACGGGCAACGAGAACGGCGTCCTCGTCTCTGCGCGGGCGACCGAGCGCGAGAAGGACCGGATCGCCGACGCCGCCGGCGTTCCGGTCCGAGAGCTCCCGGGCGAGATCAACGCCGCCGGGAACGTCGTCCTCGCGAACGACTCCGGCGCGTACGTCCACCCGGACCTCTCGCGCGAGGCGGTCCGGACGGTCGCCGACGCCCTCGACGTGCCGGTGACGCGGGGCGACCTCGGCGACGTGCGAACTGTCGGGACCGCGGCGGTCGCCAACAACACGGGCGTGCTCTGTCACCCCCAGTCGACCGAGTCGGAGCTTCAGGCGGTCGAGGAGGCGCTCGACGTGCGCGCCGACCTCGGCACCGTCAACTACGGCGCGCCGCTCGTCGGCTCCGGCCTCGTCGCCACCGACGAGGGGTACGTCGTCGGCGAGGACACCACCGGCCCCGAGCTGGGCCGCATCGAGGAGACCCTCGCCTTCATCGACTGAGCCGACCCGCGCTCCGTTCTCCTCCGTTCCGATCGCACTCCCACATTTAAGAGCCGCAGCCGTGTTGCGGTCGGTATGCCCGCTATCGAGTGCCGCGGCCTCTCCAAGTACTACGGCGACGTCCGGGGGATCGAAGACGTGTCCTTCGCCGTCGAGGACGGCGAGGTGTTCGGTTTCCTCGGCCCGAACGGGGCCGGGAAGACGACCGCGATCCGCACCATGCTGGGGTTCCTCTCGCCGACGAGCGGCGGCGCCACGCTGCTCGGTCACGACGCGACCGACCCGGTCGAGTCGCGCCGCGCCCGCGAGCGCATCGGGTTCCTCCCGGGCGACCCGGGGCTCGACCGCGACCGCACCGCGGCGGCGTTCCTCGACCACCAGGCGGCGCTCCGCGGGGAGTCGAGCCGCGAGGGCCTCGTCGAGCGGTTCGGCCTCGACGAGTCGCGGCGGATCGGGGACCTCTCTCGGGGGAACCGGCAGAAGGTGGCGCTGGTGGCCGCGTTCATGCACGACCCGGACCTGCTGCTGCTCGACGAGCCGACCTCCGGGCTCGACCCGCTCCTCCAGGAGGAGTTCGCCGCCCTCGTCCGCGAGCGCGTCGACGACGGGGCGAGCGTCCTCCTCTCCTCGCACGTCCTCGGCGAGGTGGCCGCGCTCTGCGACCGCGTCGGCGTCCTCCGGCAGGGTCACCTCGTGGCGGTCGAGTCCGTCTCGGACCTCCGCTCACGGGGCGGGAAACAGGTCCGCGTCCGCGTCGCGGAAGACGTCGACCGGAGCGACTTCGAGGTCCGCGGGATCATGAACCTCCGCGTCGGCGAGGCGGTATCGTTCACCTGGACCGGTGAGTACGACGCGCTGATCGACCTGCTCTCGCGGTACACCGTCCGGGACCTCGACGTGGTCGACGCGCCGCTCGAAGAGGCGTTCATGACCTTCTACGACGGCGAAGCGCCGGGACCGACCGGGAGCGGCGGAGCGGGCGAAGCGCCGGGCGACGGCGCGCCGACCGGCGTCGCCGCGGAGTCGGGGGGTGACGCCCGATGAGCGGTCGCCCCGCGCCGTGGCTCGCCATCGCGCGGTACGACGCCGCCGGCCGCGCCCGCGGATCGCTCGTGGTGGCCGGCCTCCTCTCCGCGTTCATGCTTCTCTTCTTGGCCTTCTTCCCGTCGCTGACCACCGCCGGCATCGACCTCGACGCGTACGTCGAGGCGTTCCCGCCGGCGTTCCAGGAGGCGTTCGGGATCATCGCCATCTCCTCCATCGAGGGGTTCCTCGCCGTGGAGTTCTACCAGTTCGCGTGGCTGCTCCTCGTCGGCCTCTACCTGGCGTACCTCGCCGGGGGGACCATCGCCGACGACGTCGCCTCCGGCCGGATGGACCTCACGCTCTCAGCGCCGGTCGCGCGCCGCGACGTGGTGATCGGGCGGTTCCTCGGACTGGTCCCGCTCGTCGCGCTCCTGAACCTCGTGATCCCGGTGGTCGCGTACGTCGGCGTCCTCGCCGTCGGGGAGACGATCGCGGTCGAGCGGCTCGTCGCAGTCCACGCGCTCGCGGTCCCGTACCACCTGACCTGCGTCGCGCTCGGCATTGCGGTGTCGACGCTCGCCTCGCGGCCGGGGATCGCCCAACGGGTCGCGCTCGGCGCGCTGTTCGCGCTGTTCATGTTCGAGTCGGTCGTCGGGAGCACCGATTACGCGGAGGTCGGCGACCTCAGCCCGACCGCCCACTACGACCCCTCCGCGGTC includes the following:
- a CDS encoding beta-CASP ribonuclease aCPSF1 translates to MSQVDKQLDTLKSEIEQEIPNDITVTDVKYEGPELVVYTRDPKRFAGDGDLIRRLASKLRKRITVRPDPSALSPPARAEDQVREVIPEEAGVTDLDFHEDTGEVVIEAEKPGMVIGRRGSTLREITQEVGWTPEVVRTPPIESSTVSNVRGFLKNEREERRDILERVGRQIHREEMSDDEWVRITTLGCCREVGRAAFILSTPETRILIDCGDKPGAEGEVPYLQVPEALGAGAATLDAVVLTHAHLDHSALVPLLFKYGYDGPIYTTEPTRDLMGLLTLDYLDVAAKDGRTPPYESAQVRDAIKHTIPLEYGDVTDVAPDVKLTFHNAGHILGSAVTHFHIGDGLYNVAFSGDIHYEDTRLFNGAVNDFPRVETLVLESTYGGRNDYQTDQEDSEEALKRVINETYEQGGKVVIPAFAVGRSQEIMLVLEEAMREGEIPEMPVHLDGMIWEATAIHTTYPEYLRDDLRDRIFHEDENPFLADQFNHIDGGEEERQDVADGDECIIISTSGMIEGGPIMSWLRHIGPDPDSNLVFVGYQAQGTLGRRIQNGWDEIPVDGWGGGSRGDTLTLEMDTEVVDGFSGHADRQGLENFVKTMNPRPEKVLCVHGDESSVQDLSSSLYHDYNMRTFAPKNLETFRFK
- a CDS encoding SDR family oxidoreductase, translating into MPSETDRRRVQKTVLITGCSSGIGRAAAHAFLDEGWTVYATARNPADVEALGEAGCELATLDVTDQDDIDRVVERILDEEGAIDALINNAGYGQFGPVEDVTTDRVHDQFDVNVYGPHRLIRAVLPAMRRERDGTIVNVSSVAGRVSIPGGGVYSGSKFALEAMSDALRNEVADLGIDVVVVEPGPVKTNFSERAEREADPEEREGIERTDAYEAFYAMFEDAKLMGGDGPGAVEPELVANAIYDAASATQPPARVQPGTVARVGVLARFVPDALLDRVYGLVRNVTS
- the psmA gene encoding archaeal proteasome endopeptidase complex subunit alpha yields the protein MQGQSQQQAYDRGITIFSPDGRLYQVEYAREAVKRGTASVGVRAEDGVVLAADKRARSPLMEPESIEKLHKADDHVGVASAGHVADARQLIDFARRQAQINQLRYGEPVGIETLTKNITDHIQQYTQVGGARPFGVALIVGGIEDGEPRLFETDPSGTPYEWQALSIGSDRNDLRDYLEAEYEEGISTDEAVGLALDTLAQSNDGELEPDGVGVATITVDNPQYGELPADEVEGILDERDLLATDEDEDEADDDAESDEE
- a CDS encoding Rpp14/Pop5 family protein — its product is MKHLPKHLRPRWRYVAVGIESWAGAEVGRRAFQRALWYSAGNLLGDAGSADADLTLLSFDHADGSGEAVVRVRHGHVDDARAAIACVSEVDGEPVGILVRGISGTVRACEERYMGRATASSTQRDVAFEGAERTATVRGDACDVRTESGRVGATTFDTE
- a CDS encoding class I SAM-dependent methyltransferase produces the protein MKKTVAEHAERFSEKAAEYDDSKSEEYHACASLVIDHASPEPDDVVLDLGAGTGAIALAVAEDAERVLARDISEGMMDEGRRKADERGLDNVEFAYGEFRDPEVDPEQGVDVVTSNFALHHLADDEKHEAIRVMAETGARRIVLGDVAFFEAPDPDEPFYSPEVDDPATVGTLVEAFTAEGFAVTAVERVHDQVAVIVAERIRELPA
- a CDS encoding RNase P subunit p30 family protein, whose translation is MYEAVHAAPDGEATAARQAATAARHGYDGIVVRSRDALDPADDGSAAAADARGSVETGRAESPVRDPAAIGEEYGIDVVDAVEVDADDPTSASGAVGNYRSDRTVVCVVGGDDALNRFAVEQPRVDVLVRPMAAGGDFNHVLAKAARDNGVHVEFDFGPALRETGGKRVRALADLRKLREIVGHYDAPYVVSANARSHLELRAPRELVAVGEAIGFDAEAVREGLRAWGDLVDRNRERRSEGFIEPGVRRGRYEEDGR
- a CDS encoding DUF6498-containing protein, whose protein sequence is MNPRTRPPAGSRSALALVVATNLLPLAGVVAFGWRVGELLAVYWIEVAVLVLAHAAAAMFAERPIVLEDRSFYITGYDEDAERDEVWEREPEPTRLVSWLPPIYPRNFRVVRRSLGVFAFLLFPLVPVGWDALSYFTPTVALATLGVCGAQVAEVRREFFAERAYEEQSPYMVVEAAQRVVFFYVVIGMLTVVPVTFGIFVVEGALAPGLLDRVGDAFGVGAVLLPYLLPITLAKAVVEWGRRRAFSEDDPDGVATWFTGEDPRREWKKEEESTGEG
- a CDS encoding DUF357 domain-containing protein, with the translated sequence MAADLEEKTDRYERMLADALAVAEPRPPADTPLGEAAADVTEMAESYLDDGRHFRADGDPVNALASYSYGYGWLDAGVRLGLFAVPDDTELFTT
- a CDS encoding M20 family metallopeptidase; amino-acid sequence: MDELADLTERLVSIPSHEDETAAGDAVEEWLRSETDATVERDDAGNVLASTGATDNPDADSLALVGHHDVVPPAPEQTTGDGLDGDYVVERRGGRIYGRGTADMKGSVAAAMCAFRDATPPAGRELIFASFVGEEVGGEGARHAIDAGFAPDRAVVAEGSTNYSKPGVTDVVVAHRGRRGSRLVARGEAAHASEPEAGENAIYRACDAIDAVRDLDAPRATVLGNDVSGSLAVTIVDGGETWNVIPERCEATVDERTVPGGRADLAGVADATPGVELVVDQDLPPMACGDAAFADAALDVAREVHDDLGLDAPEHVTKPHATDAGWLAEAGTECLVCGASEPGEAHTDTESASLDALDRCYRIYAGIAEREP
- a CDS encoding 50S ribosomal protein L39e; the protein is MGDKSKAQKKRLAKAERQNTRVPAWVMMKTDMNVTRNPKRRNWRRNDLDE
- a CDS encoding 50S ribosomal protein L31e, with amino-acid sequence MSTNDFEERVVTVPLRDAKDKPVQQRADYAMKITRQHLAKHFSVDEGDVIIDGSVNEAVWANGRQNPPSSVRVRAARFVEDGEPVVEAEHAE
- a CDS encoding translation initiation factor IF-6, with amino-acid sequence MLRATFTGSSYVGVFARAVDDLLLVRPDVDEGLAEDLAAELGAEPLPTTVGGSNTVGALATGNENGVLVSARATEREKDRIADAAGVPVRELPGEINAAGNVVLANDSGAYVHPDLSREAVRTVADALDVPVTRGDLGDVRTVGTAAVANNTGVLCHPQSTESELQAVEEALDVRADLGTVNYGAPLVGSGLVATDEGYVVGEDTTGPELGRIEETLAFID